The Agarilytica rhodophyticola genome has a window encoding:
- the tuf gene encoding elongation factor Tu, translated as MAKEKFERNKPHVNVGTIGHVDHGKTTLTAALTRVCAEVWGGDAVAFDGIDNAPEERERGITIATSHVEYDSPTRHYAHVDCPGHADYVKNMITGAAQMDGAILVCGSTDGPMPQTREHILLSRQVGVPYIVVFLNKADLLAEDCGGVDSEEYAEMLELVEMELRDLLSEYEFPGDDTPIIAGSALMALNGQDDNELGTSAVKKLVETLDEYIPEPERAIDGAFIMPIEDVFSIQGRGTVVTGRVERGIVKVGEEVEIVGVKETTKTTVTGVEMFRKLLDEGRAGENVGVLLRGTKREEVERGQVLAHVGSITPHTTFEGEVYVLSKDEGGRHTPFFKGYRPQFYFRTTDVTGACELPEGVEMVMPGDNIQMTVTLICPIAMDEGLRFAIREGGRTVGAGVVAKIIA; from the coding sequence GTGGCTAAAGAAAAATTTGAAAGAAATAAACCGCATGTAAACGTAGGCACGATAGGTCACGTTGACCACGGTAAAACAACATTAACAGCAGCCTTAACGCGCGTATGTGCGGAAGTATGGGGCGGTGACGCCGTTGCTTTTGATGGTATCGATAATGCACCGGAAGAGCGTGAGCGCGGTATCACCATCGCGACGTCTCATGTTGAGTATGACTCGCCTACGCGTCACTACGCCCACGTTGACTGTCCAGGACACGCGGACTACGTGAAAAACATGATCACTGGTGCTGCTCAAATGGACGGTGCGATCTTAGTGTGTGGTTCTACGGATGGCCCTATGCCACAAACACGTGAGCACATCTTGTTGTCTCGTCAGGTAGGTGTACCTTACATTGTGGTGTTCTTGAACAAAGCAGACCTTCTAGCAGAAGACTGTGGCGGTGTAGACTCAGAAGAATACGCAGAGATGTTGGAATTGGTTGAAATGGAATTACGTGATCTTCTTTCTGAGTATGAATTCCCAGGAGACGACACGCCCATTATTGCGGGTTCTGCTTTGATGGCGTTGAACGGTCAAGACGACAACGAATTGGGTACATCAGCGGTTAAGAAGTTGGTTGAGACGTTGGATGAATACATTCCTGAGCCAGAGCGTGCGATCGACGGTGCTTTCATTATGCCTATCGAAGACGTGTTCTCGATCCAAGGTCGTGGAACGGTTGTGACAGGTCGTGTTGAGCGCGGTATTGTTAAAGTAGGTGAAGAAGTTGAAATTGTCGGTGTTAAAGAGACGACAAAGACGACTGTCACCGGTGTTGAAATGTTCCGTAAGTTACTTGACGAAGGCCGTGCAGGTGAGAACGTGGGTGTTCTGTTGCGTGGTACTAAGCGTGAAGAAGTAGAGCGTGGTCAAGTATTGGCGCATGTAGGTTCTATTACGCCTCACACGACTTTCGAAGGTGAAGTATACGTCTTGTCCAAAGATGAAGGTGGTCGTCATACGCCTTTCTTTAAAGGCTACCGTCCCCAGTTTTACTTCCGTACCACGGACGTAACCGGTGCTTGTGAATTACCAGAAGGCGTTGAGATGGTGATGCCAGGTGATAACATTCAAATGACAGTGACGTTGATCTGCCCAATTGCGATGGACGAAGGTTTGCGTTTTGCGATTCGTGAAGGTGGTCGTACTGTAGGTGCAGGTGTTGTAGCAAAAATTATTGCGTAA
- the fusA gene encoding elongation factor G, giving the protein MTDLSLYRNIGIFAHVDAGKTTTTERILKLTGKIHKTGEVHDGAATTDFMEQEQERGITIQSAATTCFWKDHRLNIIDTPGHVDFTVEVYRSLKVLDGGVGVFCGSGGVEPQSETNWRYANESEVARIIFVNKLDRIGADFLRVVGQVEKVLAANPLVMTLPIGREDDFKGVVDILHKKAYVWDDSGLPENYEEVAIPEDMADMVEEYHEKLVETAVEQDDDLMMAYMEGEEPTIEQLKACIRKGTISLAFFPTFCGSAFKNKGIQLVLDAVVDYLPNPTEVDPQPLTDEEGNETGEVAKVDVDEPLRALAFKIMDDRFGALTFIRIYSGKLEKGMTVLNSFTGKTERIGRMVEMHADDRNELSSAQAGDIIAVVGMKNVQTGHTLCDPKEPCTLEPMVFPDPVISIAVTPKDKGGAEKMGVAIGKMVAEDPSFRVESDEETGDTILKGMGELHLDIKVDILKRTYGVELEVGQPQVAYRETITKPIEDSYTHKKQSGGSGQFGKIDYRIKPGEPGSGFAFSSTVVGGNVPKEFFPAIEKGFNGMMEEGPLAGYPVLDVEIELYDGAYHAVDSSAVAFEIAAKGAFRQSMPKAGPQLIEPIMHVDVFTPEDHVGDVIGDLNRRRGMIKDQEAGPTGVRIKADAPLSEMFGYIGHLRTMTSGRGQFSMEFSHYMPCPAQVAEEVIAAAKEKKENK; this is encoded by the coding sequence ATGACAGATCTATCTTTGTACCGAAATATCGGTATTTTCGCGCATGTTGATGCGGGTAAAACTACCACTACTGAAAGAATCCTTAAACTTACGGGGAAAATCCATAAAACTGGTGAAGTACACGATGGTGCTGCCACCACTGACTTTATGGAACAAGAACAAGAACGCGGCATTACTATCCAGTCTGCGGCGACAACTTGTTTCTGGAAAGATCATCGCCTCAATATTATCGATACTCCAGGACACGTTGACTTCACTGTTGAAGTATATCGTTCTCTAAAAGTATTGGATGGTGGTGTTGGTGTTTTCTGTGGTTCCGGTGGTGTAGAACCACAATCGGAAACTAACTGGCGCTACGCTAACGAGTCTGAAGTTGCACGTATTATTTTCGTTAACAAGCTCGACAGAATCGGTGCTGACTTTTTGCGCGTTGTTGGCCAAGTAGAGAAAGTGCTAGCCGCTAACCCATTAGTTATGACACTACCTATTGGCCGCGAAGACGACTTCAAAGGCGTAGTTGATATTTTACATAAGAAAGCTTATGTATGGGATGATTCTGGCCTTCCTGAAAACTATGAAGAAGTTGCTATTCCAGAAGATATGGCCGACATGGTTGAAGAATATCATGAGAAGCTCGTTGAGACAGCGGTTGAGCAAGACGACGACCTGATGATGGCTTATATGGAAGGTGAAGAACCAACTATTGAGCAGCTTAAAGCGTGTATTCGCAAAGGTACAATTTCATTGGCCTTCTTCCCTACCTTCTGTGGTTCTGCCTTTAAAAATAAAGGCATTCAGTTGGTATTGGATGCTGTTGTTGATTATTTGCCAAACCCAACAGAAGTTGATCCACAGCCGCTTACCGATGAAGAAGGTAACGAGACTGGCGAAGTTGCTAAAGTTGATGTGGACGAGCCTCTACGCGCCCTGGCCTTCAAAATTATGGATGACCGTTTTGGTGCATTAACCTTTATCCGCATTTACTCTGGTAAATTAGAAAAAGGGATGACTGTACTTAACTCATTTACCGGTAAGACAGAACGTATTGGCCGCATGGTGGAAATGCACGCCGACGATCGTAACGAACTGAGCTCAGCACAAGCAGGTGACATTATTGCTGTTGTGGGTATGAAGAACGTTCAAACAGGTCATACATTATGTGATCCTAAAGAGCCTTGTACTCTAGAGCCTATGGTATTCCCCGATCCAGTAATCTCTATTGCAGTAACACCTAAAGATAAGGGTGGCGCAGAGAAGATGGGTGTTGCTATCGGTAAAATGGTAGCTGAGGATCCATCTTTCCGCGTTGAGTCTGACGAGGAAACTGGCGACACCATCCTGAAAGGTATGGGTGAGCTTCACTTAGACATTAAAGTCGATATCCTTAAGCGTACTTATGGTGTTGAACTAGAAGTGGGTCAACCTCAAGTGGCTTATCGTGAGACGATTACTAAGCCGATTGAAGACAGTTACACTCATAAAAAGCAATCTGGTGGTTCTGGCCAGTTTGGTAAAATTGATTACCGCATTAAACCAGGTGAGCCTGGCTCAGGCTTTGCTTTCAGCTCAACTGTTGTTGGTGGTAACGTTCCTAAGGAATTCTTCCCTGCTATTGAAAAAGGCTTTAATGGCATGATGGAAGAAGGCCCACTTGCAGGCTATCCTGTGCTAGATGTTGAGATTGAGCTGTACGATGGTGCTTACCACGCAGTTGACTCCTCGGCAGTTGCTTTTGAAATTGCAGCAAAAGGTGCCTTCCGTCAATCCATGCCTAAAGCTGGTCCTCAATTAATCGAGCCAATTATGCATGTTGATGTGTTCACTCCAGAAGATCACGTAGGTGACGTTATAGGTGATTTGAACCGCCGTCGTGGTATGATCAAAGATCAGGAAGCAGGCCCTACAGGTGTAAGAATCAAAGCAGATGCGCCACTTTCAGAAATGTTTGGCTACATCGGTCATTTGCGTACTATGACTTCTGGTCGTGGTCAGTTCTCTATGGAGTTCTCTCACTATATGCCTTGCCCTGCGCAAGTTGCTGAAGAAGTTATTGCAGCTGCTAAAGAGAAAAAAGAAAATAAGTAA
- a CDS encoding glycosyltransferase encodes MRDVTIITTACLPWFTGTSINPMIKASELSKNNICVKLMVPWLSLEDQKKIYSVQFNSQKEQLDYINSYLDEHNYSRMDIIFYDGAYIPWYGIVPSEKFLDKVPVNNYLILEEIDHLLINKPFAKFLRARPDLRIMGVIHTNYPYYWRKYFRFLPDFLYKFMIKNIYGVLHYAILKRNAHRLVALSPAIDFYRGISYQCLHGVGDEFFHEDSVENMSDVYFIGKIIKEKSIDSFIDVANALPDVKFDLWGKFFDTYADKFTGNITHRGETAEPSKSLKSYKIFFNPSQSEVLCTTTLEAIAMKKIVILPDVPCNQVFKLYKRAYFYNNLQQAIDLVRKMSASSSLPEVNTEGYRWSNVIKQFISQELVA; translated from the coding sequence ATGAGAGATGTCACTATTATTACGACAGCTTGTTTGCCTTGGTTCACAGGAACATCTATCAATCCTATGATAAAAGCCTCGGAGTTGTCTAAGAATAATATTTGCGTCAAACTAATGGTTCCTTGGTTGAGTCTAGAAGATCAAAAAAAAATATATAGTGTTCAATTTAACTCTCAAAAAGAGCAGCTAGATTATATTAACAGCTATTTAGATGAACATAATTATAGTAGGATGGATATCATTTTTTATGATGGAGCCTATATCCCTTGGTATGGCATAGTCCCAAGTGAAAAGTTTTTGGATAAAGTTCCTGTTAATAACTATTTAATATTAGAAGAAATAGATCATCTACTTATTAATAAGCCATTTGCTAAATTCCTAAGGGCTAGGCCAGATTTAAGAATCATGGGGGTCATCCACACTAATTACCCTTATTATTGGCGAAAGTATTTTCGTTTCCTACCTGATTTTTTGTATAAATTTATGATTAAGAATATCTATGGGGTTTTGCACTATGCTATTTTAAAACGCAATGCTCATCGTCTAGTGGCATTGTCGCCGGCAATAGATTTTTACAGAGGTATAAGCTATCAATGTTTGCATGGCGTGGGAGATGAATTTTTCCATGAAGACTCAGTTGAAAATATGTCGGACGTTTACTTCATCGGTAAGATTATTAAAGAGAAAAGTATTGATAGTTTTATTGATGTGGCAAATGCTCTACCAGATGTGAAATTTGATCTCTGGGGGAAGTTTTTTGATACCTACGCTGATAAATTTACCGGTAACATTACACACAGAGGTGAAACAGCCGAGCCTTCGAAGTCACTAAAAAGCTATAAAATATTCTTTAACCCTTCTCAGTCTGAAGTACTTTGTACTACCACTTTGGAGGCTATTGCGATGAAGAAAATAGTGATTTTACCCGATGTTCCCTGTAATCAAGTTTTTAAGTTGTACAAAAGAGCTTACTTTTACAATAACTTACAACAGGCCATTGACCTCGTTCGCAAGATGTCGGCATCTTCTAGCTTGCCTGAGGTCAATACAGAGGGATATCGCTGGTCTAACGTTATTAAGCAATTTATTTCTCAGGAATTAGTTGCCTAA
- a CDS encoding TIGR01459 family HAD-type hydrolase, with translation MTKVIEKLSNIADNFDVFIVDLWGVIYDGDVLFEEAIDCLSRLKDKRIVFLSNTPGRAHATLMKLFRCGLPENITSTILTSGELLNILARDKQLHRLISIKAGKYFYFGGDEHIGLLEDTHYKRTSEIYDCDFILATGLPLVDKCAFDYHDILMEAVNKDRKMLCVNPDIYIAKKNGDTYYCAGHVAEYYQSLGGKVFYVGKPHTLIYEYLFDMLGNPAKDNCLAIGDGLNTDILGAYKYGITSLMIDNDAFDQDFSQLNFQPEYRLSKLIW, from the coding sequence ATGACAAAGGTAATAGAGAAACTTTCAAATATTGCTGATAATTTTGACGTTTTTATAGTGGATCTTTGGGGAGTCATTTACGATGGAGATGTTCTTTTTGAAGAGGCTATAGATTGTCTTTCAAGACTAAAAGATAAGAGAATTGTTTTTTTAAGCAACACTCCAGGGAGAGCGCATGCTACCTTAATGAAACTTTTTCGATGTGGTCTTCCCGAGAATATAACGTCTACCATTTTAACATCAGGGGAGCTACTTAATATTTTAGCTCGTGATAAGCAGCTACATCGTCTTATTTCTATTAAGGCTGGAAAATATTTTTATTTTGGTGGTGATGAACATATAGGACTACTCGAAGATACACATTATAAAAGGACATCAGAAATTTATGACTGTGACTTTATATTAGCAACAGGTTTACCTTTAGTTGATAAGTGTGCTTTTGACTACCATGATATTTTGATGGAAGCAGTTAATAAAGATAGAAAAATGTTATGTGTTAATCCAGATATTTATATAGCAAAAAAAAATGGTGATACATATTATTGTGCTGGTCATGTTGCTGAATATTACCAAAGCCTTGGAGGTAAGGTTTTTTATGTTGGTAAACCTCACACATTAATCTATGAATACCTTTTTGATATGTTGGGTAATCCCGCAAAGGATAATTGTCTCGCTATTGGTGACGGTTTGAACACCGATATACTGGGTGCATATAAGTATGGGATAACTTCTTTAATGATTGATAATGATGCTTTTGATCAGGATTTCTCACAGCTAAATTTTCAACCTGAGTATCGTTTGTCAAAACTTATTTGGTAA
- a CDS encoding glycosyltransferase family 2 protein — protein MFSFIIPCFNQTPLLKKVLSSFISQKSSNIDFEVLLIDNNSDSGVIEEAYYKYFDKIPLYLLKQPKLDSTYALAKARNLGLNLAQYPWVITLDSDCLLCPDYIQKLKEAVSSVGHDNAIFTGERCFIQQNLVSEDMVVSSHSEIESLPKIGSPSNYGLAKDRRLPAMDKLPNIPHPWSYFLGCNTVFQKDKALSIGGFDERFDGYWGYEDIDFAFRYITKFDSRACYSSDIKVYHCDPEITTSTVDSASRFNKSENPNWERICNIIPGFKEFKEQQYRRLSSEIVL, from the coding sequence ATGTTCTCCTTCATCATTCCTTGTTTCAATCAAACTCCTTTACTAAAAAAAGTTCTGTCAAGTTTTATCTCTCAAAAATCTAGCAATATTGATTTTGAGGTGCTTCTTATTGATAACAATTCTGATAGTGGTGTGATAGAAGAAGCTTATTATAAATATTTTGATAAAATCCCTTTATATCTGCTTAAACAACCAAAACTCGATAGTACCTACGCTCTTGCTAAAGCAAGAAACTTAGGTTTGAATTTAGCTCAATATCCCTGGGTTATAACTCTGGACTCTGATTGCCTGTTATGCCCGGACTATATACAAAAATTGAAAGAAGCGGTCTCTTCTGTTGGTCATGATAATGCTATTTTCACTGGTGAGAGATGTTTTATTCAACAAAACCTTGTAAGCGAAGATATGGTTGTTAGTAGTCATAGTGAGATTGAATCTTTACCTAAAATTGGAAGCCCTTCTAACTATGGCTTAGCTAAAGACAGGCGTTTACCAGCAATGGATAAGCTGCCAAATATTCCTCATCCCTGGTCTTACTTCCTAGGCTGTAATACTGTTTTTCAAAAAGATAAAGCATTATCTATAGGTGGTTTTGACGAAAGATTTGATGGCTACTGGGGATATGAAGATATCGATTTTGCATTTCGCTATATAACGAAATTTGATTCTCGCGCTTGTTATTCTTCAGATATTAAAGTCTACCATTGTGATCCGGAAATAACGACATCCACGGTTGATTCAGCCAGCAGATTCAACAAATCTGAAAACCCAAACTGGGAGAGAATATGCAATATAATACCTGGTTTTAAGGAGTTTAAAGAACAGCAGTATCGACGGCTAAGTAGTGAAATAGTACTTTAA
- the aroE gene encoding shikimate dehydrogenase, with translation MQLALIGNPVSHSKLPEIYQFLGQQVKKNVVVERVHTEEVHFYDEVNKYLKCETPKDGLVITVPFKEKAYEMCDVLTEHAAKAKSVNCLTLTDTGLICGDNTDGRGMVHDCQENIGYDFKNKTCLLLGAGGAAKGILSSLLHTSIEHVFICNRSTDRAKNLASSFSNQDKISIIEEAEAKKMHFDCIVNATSASLREDLPQGLPDRLKSDCLCYDVVYKAGDTVFSKWAKVKKASYVHSGVGMLVEQGKIFLEKLGLPEMESRSAIKELADRILVKKMNDTEFNEAMSHNMLCEGK, from the coding sequence ATGCAGCTAGCTCTTATCGGTAATCCTGTTTCTCACTCTAAGTTGCCAGAAATTTATCAATTTCTCGGTCAACAAGTTAAAAAAAATGTTGTTGTAGAACGAGTTCATACTGAAGAAGTGCACTTTTATGATGAAGTTAATAAATATCTTAAATGCGAGACGCCTAAGGATGGTTTAGTGATAACCGTCCCTTTTAAGGAAAAGGCTTATGAGATGTGTGATGTACTTACCGAACACGCGGCCAAAGCAAAATCCGTTAACTGTTTAACATTAACTGATACAGGTTTAATTTGTGGTGATAACACCGATGGTCGGGGTATGGTGCACGATTGCCAGGAAAACATAGGTTATGACTTCAAAAATAAAACCTGTTTGTTATTAGGTGCAGGTGGCGCGGCAAAGGGTATTCTTTCATCTTTATTGCATACTTCTATTGAGCATGTTTTTATTTGTAATCGCAGTACTGATAGAGCAAAAAACTTAGCGTCAAGCTTCTCTAACCAAGATAAAATATCGATCATAGAAGAAGCTGAAGCTAAAAAGATGCATTTTGATTGTATTGTTAATGCAACTTCAGCGAGCCTCAGAGAAGACTTGCCGCAAGGCTTGCCTGATAGATTGAAGAGCGATTGCCTATGCTATGACGTAGTTTACAAAGCAGGGGATACGGTATTTTCAAAATGGGCTAAAGTTAAGAAGGCATCTTATGTGCACAGCGGAGTTGGTATGTTAGTGGAGCAAGGAAAAATATTTCTTGAAAAGCTAGGTTTGCCCGAGATGGAAAGCCGTTCAGCTATTAAGGAACTTGCAGATCGCATTTTAGTAAAAAAAATGAATGATACGGAATTCAACGAAGCGATGTCACACAATATGTTGTGTGAGGGGAAATAA
- a CDS encoding MATE family efflux transporter — protein sequence MFFFRKFFSIAWPISLQQIMITLLSVVDILMIGHLSNEAIAGVGLGNRIQLFFSVIILGLVGAVGILSSQYIGAKKYEKLSKIVVMGLLLSWGFLFPSCTFLIFNSSDILSFLFDDVTLVSHISNYLRFTLPSLFFLSFIAAIENTMRANHQVKLPLVFSALSIFLNIILNYWLINGGMGIAPLGVEGAAIATLLARMFHAFVILYYLNLVQHFCLPKLKDFLSIINYPHWGGFLKVALPMAASFGLWAAGNLTYHLIYGILGTEALAIVSFFLPIESMLIALFFGLSSACNIMVGNHLGASNFKQAYDYAFKFIFCACFGAIFIGVLLYVFQSILLESIYPDGLNFSNVVPSIFSIVSLLVWVRVLNMTLGFGILHSGGDNKFCMIGDFVGMWLIGIPTMYFVAISGYSLFIVVLFSYLEEFVKVFIFGLRFLSKRWLRNLTLANQ from the coding sequence ATGTTTTTTTTCAGAAAATTTTTTTCTATTGCTTGGCCAATTTCTCTGCAGCAAATCATGATCACTCTACTTAGTGTGGTCGATATTTTGATGATTGGTCATTTAAGTAATGAAGCGATAGCTGGTGTAGGTTTGGGTAACCGCATACAATTATTTTTTAGCGTCATAATTCTCGGTTTGGTGGGGGCTGTTGGCATTTTGTCATCACAGTATATAGGTGCTAAGAAGTATGAAAAGCTTAGTAAGATAGTGGTAATGGGGCTTTTATTAAGTTGGGGCTTTCTGTTTCCTTCGTGTACGTTTCTAATTTTTAACAGCTCGGATATCCTATCTTTCTTATTTGATGATGTTACTTTAGTTAGTCATATTTCTAATTACTTAAGGTTTACGTTGCCGTCACTTTTTTTTCTAAGTTTTATAGCTGCTATAGAAAATACTATGAGAGCAAATCATCAGGTGAAATTGCCTCTTGTTTTTAGTGCATTATCTATCTTTCTAAATATTATCTTAAATTATTGGCTTATTAACGGTGGCATGGGTATCGCCCCACTAGGGGTCGAAGGAGCAGCTATTGCTACTTTACTAGCACGTATGTTTCATGCTTTTGTCATTCTCTATTACCTGAATTTGGTACAACACTTTTGTTTGCCGAAACTTAAGGACTTTTTAAGTATTATAAATTACCCTCATTGGGGTGGTTTTTTAAAAGTCGCATTGCCAATGGCTGCTAGCTTTGGGTTGTGGGCGGCTGGAAACTTAACATACCATCTTATATACGGGATTTTAGGTACTGAAGCTCTCGCGATAGTTAGTTTTTTCTTACCTATAGAAAGCATGCTAATTGCCTTGTTTTTTGGCCTCTCTTCAGCATGTAATATTATGGTAGGAAATCATCTTGGCGCAAGTAACTTTAAACAAGCTTATGACTATGCATTTAAATTTATTTTTTGTGCATGTTTTGGCGCTATTTTTATTGGCGTATTACTTTATGTTTTTCAGAGCATTTTGTTAGAAAGCATATATCCAGATGGCCTTAATTTTTCTAATGTTGTGCCTTCCATATTTTCTATAGTTAGTCTGCTAGTATGGGTGAGGGTGTTAAATATGACACTTGGTTTCGGTATTTTGCATTCTGGTGGAGATAATAAGTTTTGTATGATTGGCGATTTTGTTGGTATGTGGCTAATCGGTATTCCAACAATGTATTTTGTCGCTATATCTGGGTATTCGCTTTTTATTGTTGTTTTATTTTCCTATTTAGAAGAATTTGTAAAAGTCTTTATATTTGGCCTTAGATTTTTAAGTAAAAGGTGGTTAAGAAATTTAACGTTAGCAAATCAATAA
- a CDS encoding class I SAM-dependent methyltransferase yields the protein MINAAFKLYERICICFYYLTNPRFFATDFLCLLQYAVSNPFSLCDNYNRLYPENRTQCYGETPLTTLKQVIGSLAISSDDTVYELGCGRGRTMFWLHHFIGCRVIGIDINPFFIKRAQRVKNILSLQNLKFKQSFMHKADLSDANLVYLYGTSLHDEYIVELVEALKTIPTGARLVSVSYSILDYASDSDFVVERKFKARFHWGRATVYVHRRI from the coding sequence ATGATAAATGCTGCCTTCAAGCTTTACGAAAGAATATGTATTTGCTTTTACTATCTAACTAATCCTCGATTTTTTGCTACGGACTTTCTCTGTTTATTGCAATACGCCGTCAGTAATCCTTTTAGCCTATGCGATAATTATAATCGGCTTTATCCTGAAAATAGAACACAATGCTATGGTGAAACACCGCTTACAACGTTAAAGCAAGTTATAGGCTCATTGGCTATTAGCTCCGATGATACTGTATACGAGTTGGGCTGTGGGCGAGGTAGGACAATGTTTTGGCTACATCATTTCATTGGTTGTCGTGTTATCGGTATTGATATTAATCCTTTCTTCATTAAAAGAGCACAAAGAGTTAAGAATATATTATCTCTACAAAACCTTAAGTTTAAACAGTCTTTTATGCACAAGGCAGATTTAAGTGATGCTAATCTAGTCTACTTATATGGCACGTCGCTTCATGATGAATACATTGTAGAACTAGTTGAAGCATTAAAAACTATCCCTACAGGTGCTCGTTTAGTGAGTGTGAGTTACTCTATCTTAGATTATGCTTCTGATTCAGATTTCGTTGTTGAAAGAAAATTTAAAGCGCGATTCCACTGGGGAAGAGCGACAGTATATGTACATAGAAGAATATAA
- a CDS encoding acyloxyacyl hydrolase has product MLLRYFIIGVVTFLSTFNPVQAKQSLGLDYLHGSDDITGLRLTYRPIVNHVPFAKWIGKASIYWEGSISFWEYGAENSHQTNFALSLSPVIVKRLSREGVRHPIFIEGGIGASLVHDRKFAGKDIGSHYQFEDRLGVIIGLDKERSRELSIRYMHYSNGGLDSKNPGLDFLSVSYVHNF; this is encoded by the coding sequence ATGCTTTTACGATATTTTATTATTGGAGTTGTTACTTTTTTAAGCACCTTTAACCCTGTGCAAGCAAAGCAATCCCTGGGCTTAGACTATTTGCACGGCAGTGATGACATAACCGGGCTAAGGCTAACCTATCGGCCCATAGTCAACCATGTTCCCTTTGCTAAGTGGATAGGTAAGGCTAGCATCTATTGGGAGGGAAGTATTAGTTTTTGGGAGTATGGCGCTGAAAACTCTCATCAAACCAATTTTGCACTTTCTTTATCGCCAGTCATTGTTAAACGGCTTTCTAGGGAAGGTGTGCGGCATCCTATTTTTATTGAAGGGGGAATTGGAGCGTCTCTTGTCCATGACCGTAAGTTTGCTGGAAAAGATATAGGTTCACACTACCAGTTTGAAGATCGCCTAGGTGTAATTATTGGGTTAGATAAAGAGCGCTCGAGAGAGCTCTCAATACGTTATATGCACTATTCCAATGGTGGTTTAGATTCTAAAAATCCAGGTTTGGATTTCCTTAGTGTATCTTACGTACACAATTTTTAG